One segment of Castanea sativa cultivar Marrone di Chiusa Pesio chromosome 3, ASM4071231v1 DNA contains the following:
- the LOC142627751 gene encoding pentatricopeptide repeat-containing protein At2g02980, chloroplastic-like, producing the protein MAAANALQISPFSSPPKPNTASPLSLLPHCTSLRELKQIQAFTIKTHLQNDINVLTKLISFCTLNTSATLMDHAHQLFDQIPQPDIVVFNNMARGYSRSNAPLRAIVLFSDILCSGIIPDDYTFPSLLKACASSKALQEGKQLHCLATKLGLNHNIYVCPTLINMYTECKDVNAARRVFDKIAEPCVVCYNAIITGYARSSRPNEALSLFRELQVINLMPTDVTLLSVLSCCALLGALDLGRWIHEYVKIHDFDKYVKVNTALIDMYAKCGSLDDAVSVFENMAVRDTQAWSAMVMAYATHGHGSKAISLFEEMKRVRVRPDEITFLGLLYACSHTGLVREGCEYFYSMSDKYGIIPGIKHYGCMVDLLSRAGRLDEAYKFIDALPIKPTPILWRTLLSACSSHGNVELAKRVIGRIFELDDSHGGDYVILSNLCARAGRWEDVNYLRKLMKDKGVVKVPGCSSVEVNNVVHEFFSGEGVQSVSADLHRALDKLVKELKLVGYVPDISLVCHADMEVEDKEIALRYHSEKLAIAFGLLNSPPGTKIRVVKNLRVCGDCHSAAKLISLIFDREIILRDVQRFHHFKDGKCSCGDYW; encoded by the coding sequence ATGGCAGCAGCTAATGCTCTCCAAATCAGCCCATTTTCTTCTCCTCCAAAACCCAACACTGCCTCTCCTCTGTCTCTTTTACCCCATTGCACTTCTCTCAGAGAGCTCAAGCAAATCCAAGCCTTTACCATCAAAACCCACCTCCAAAATGACATCAATGTCCTCACCAAGCTCATCAGTTTCTGTACTCTCAATACTAGTGCTACCCTTATGGACCATGCCCACCAACTGTTCGACCAAATTCCCCAACCAGACATTGTGGTCTTCAACAACATGGCCCGTGGATACTCCCGCTCCAATGCCCCTCTTCGGGCCATTGTGCTCTTTTCTGATATCCTATGCTCTGGCATTATCCCTGATGACTATACCTTCCCATCTCTTCTCAAGGCGTGTGCAAGCTCTAAGGCATTGCAAGAAGGTAAACAATTGCATTGCCTTGCTACCAAACTTGGTCTCAACCATAACATATATGTATGTCCCACATTGATAAATATGTATACTGAGTGCAAGGATGTGAATGCGGCTCGCCGCGTCTTTGATAAGATAGCCGAGCCTTGTGTTGTTTGTTACAATGCAATAATCACGGGATATGCTCGAAGTAGTCGGCCCAATGAGGCATTGTCATTGTTTCGTGAATTGCAAGTGATTAATCTCATGCCTACTGATGTAACACTGCTTAGCGTTCTTTCATGTTGTGCTTTGTTAGGAGCATTAGACTTAGGGAGGTGGATACATGAGTACGTGAAGATACATGATTTTGATAAATATGTAAAGGTTAACACTGCTCTTATAGATATGTATGCAAAGTGTGGAAGCTTGGATGATGCAGTGTCTGTCTTTGAGAACATGGCTGTAAGAGATACACAGGCTTGGTCAGCCATGGTTATGGCATATGCAACTCATGGGCATGGTTCCAAAGCCATATCACTGTTTGAAGAAATGAAGAGGGTGAGAGTGCGACCTGATGAAATTACATTTTTGGGTCTTTTATATGCTTGCAGCCACACTGGCTTAGTAAGGGAAGGTTGTGAGTATTTCTACAGCATGAGTGACAAGTATGGGATTATTCCGGGTATCAAGCACTATGGATGTATGGTGGATTTGCTAAGTCGAGCTGGTCGCTTAGATGAGGCTTATAAGTTCATCGATGCATTACCAATCAAACCCACTCCCATACTTTGGCGAACCTTGTTATCTGCTTGTAGCAGCCACGGCAATGTAGAATTGGCAAAGCGAGTGATTGGACGAATTTTTGAACTAGATGACTCTCATGGAGGAGACTATGTGATCTTATCGAACTTGTGCGCAAGGGCTGGGAGATGGGAAGATGTGAATTATTTGAGGAAACTGATGAAAGACAAAGGGGTGGTGAAAGTACCTGGGTGTAGTTCAGTGGAGGTGAACAATGTCGTGCATGAATTCTTCTCTGGGGAGGGAGTGCAATCTGTTTCTGCAGACTTGCACCGGGCACTTGACAAGTTAGTCAAGGAATTGAAGTTGGTAGGGTATGTTCCTGATATTTCTTTAGTTTGTCATGCAGACATGGAAGTTGAGGACAAAGAAATTGCTCTAAGATATCATAGTGAGAAATTGGCTATTGCTTTTGGGCTTCTAAACTCTCCCCCTGGTACAAAAATTCGGGTGGTGAAGAATCTACGGGTCTGTGGGGATTGTCATTCTGCTGCTAAACTTATATCATTGATTTTTGATAGGGAGATAATTCTTAGAGATGTCCAACGATTCCATCATTTCAAAGATGGGAAGTGCTCTTGTGGAGACTACTGGTAG
- the LOC142629766 gene encoding amino acid transporter AVT1I-like isoform X1: MEHLKAEGVESQNHLPHLPQLEQPGKGTTFLKTCFNGVNTLSGVGILSIPYALSQGGWLSLLFLFLVAILCWYTGLLLQRCMSANPTIKNYPDIGEAAFGYKGRAMVSMFLYLELYLVAVAFLILEGDSLDRLFPDMGFKIAGLKVRGKQGFVLLTALIILPTTWLRSFSILSYFSAGGVMASVIVVGCVFWAGAVDGVGFHEEGKLLNVGGLPTTISLFTFCYCGHAVFPTLCNSMKDRSQFSKVLLVCFVTSTINYGSMAILGYLMYGENLNSQVTLNLPIRKINTKIAIYTTLVNPLAKYAVIITPIADAIEYKFPSGNSRLISILIRTAIVISTVVVALTVPFFGYVMAFVGAFLSVTASMLLPCLCYLKINETARSFGLELIIIVGILVIGSFVGVVGTYTSLKQIVNHL; this comes from the exons ATGGAACACCTAAAAGCAGAGGGAGTGGAGAGCCAAAACCATCTCCCACATCTCCCACAGTTGGAGCAACCAGGCAAAGGCACCACCTTTCTCAAAACTTGCTTCAATGGGGTCAATACCTTatcag GTGTGGGGATACTATCAATTCCATATGCACTTTCACAAGGAGGGTGGCTGAGCTTGCTATTTCTATTCCTAGTAGCAATTCTCTGCTGGTACACAGGATTACTCCTACAACGGTGTATGTCTGCAAACCCTACCATAAAAAATTATCCTGATATAGGTGAGGCAGCCTTTGGATACAAAGGAAGAGCCATGGTATCCATGTTCCTGTATCTTGAGCTGTACTTAGTTGCAGTTGCGTTTCTGATATTAGAAGGTGACAGTTTAGACAGGTTGTTTCCAGACATGGGGTTCAAAATTGCAGGCCTAAAGGTTCGAGGGAAGCAAGGCTTTGTTCTGCTCACTGCCCTTATAATTCTGCCAACTACATGGTTGAGGAGTTTTAGTATCTTGTCCTATTTTTCTGCTGGAGGGGTCATGGCTTCTGTTATTGTGGTTGGTTGTGTTTTCTGGGCTGGTGCAGTTGATGGTGTGGGGTTCCATGAAGAGGGCAAGCTTTTGAATGTGGGTGGCTTGCCTACTACTATAAGCTTGTTCACCTTCTGTTATTGTGGTCATGCAGTTTTCCCAACACTCTGCAATTCCATGAAAGATAGAAGCCAGTTCTCTAAG GTTTTGCTGGTCTGTTTTGTCACTAGCACCATCAATTATGGATCAATGGCCATCCTAGGCTACCTGATGTATGGAGAAAATTTGAACTCTCAAGTGACATTAAATCTTccaattagaaaaattaatacaaaaatagcAATTTACACTACACTAGTGAATCCCCTTGCTAAGTATGCAGTTATAATAACTCCTATTGCTGATGCTATTGAATACAAATTTCCTTCTGGAAACAGTCGATTAATTAGTATCCTCATCAGAACAGCAATTGTGATCAGCACAGTAGTTGTGGCATTGACAGTACCATTTTTTGGCTACGTTATGGCATTTGTTGGTGCTTTTTTGAGTGTCACAGCCTCAATGTTGTTACCATGCCTATGTTACCTAAAGATTAACGAAACTGCCCGAAGTTTTGGGTTAgagttaataataatagtggGGATCTTAGTTATAGGTTCTTTTGTTGGCGTAGTGGGTACCTATACTTCTCTGAAACAAATTGTAAACCATCTCTGA
- the LOC142629766 gene encoding amino acid transporter AVT1I-like isoform X2, with the protein MEHLKAEGVESQNHLPHLPQLEQPGKGTTFLKTCFNGVNTLSGGWLSLLFLFLVAILCWYTGLLLQRCMSANPTIKNYPDIGEAAFGYKGRAMVSMFLYLELYLVAVAFLILEGDSLDRLFPDMGFKIAGLKVRGKQGFVLLTALIILPTTWLRSFSILSYFSAGGVMASVIVVGCVFWAGAVDGVGFHEEGKLLNVGGLPTTISLFTFCYCGHAVFPTLCNSMKDRSQFSKVLLVCFVTSTINYGSMAILGYLMYGENLNSQVTLNLPIRKINTKIAIYTTLVNPLAKYAVIITPIADAIEYKFPSGNSRLISILIRTAIVISTVVVALTVPFFGYVMAFVGAFLSVTASMLLPCLCYLKINETARSFGLELIIIVGILVIGSFVGVVGTYTSLKQIVNHL; encoded by the exons ATGGAACACCTAAAAGCAGAGGGAGTGGAGAGCCAAAACCATCTCCCACATCTCCCACAGTTGGAGCAACCAGGCAAAGGCACCACCTTTCTCAAAACTTGCTTCAATGGGGTCAATACCTTatcag GAGGGTGGCTGAGCTTGCTATTTCTATTCCTAGTAGCAATTCTCTGCTGGTACACAGGATTACTCCTACAACGGTGTATGTCTGCAAACCCTACCATAAAAAATTATCCTGATATAGGTGAGGCAGCCTTTGGATACAAAGGAAGAGCCATGGTATCCATGTTCCTGTATCTTGAGCTGTACTTAGTTGCAGTTGCGTTTCTGATATTAGAAGGTGACAGTTTAGACAGGTTGTTTCCAGACATGGGGTTCAAAATTGCAGGCCTAAAGGTTCGAGGGAAGCAAGGCTTTGTTCTGCTCACTGCCCTTATAATTCTGCCAACTACATGGTTGAGGAGTTTTAGTATCTTGTCCTATTTTTCTGCTGGAGGGGTCATGGCTTCTGTTATTGTGGTTGGTTGTGTTTTCTGGGCTGGTGCAGTTGATGGTGTGGGGTTCCATGAAGAGGGCAAGCTTTTGAATGTGGGTGGCTTGCCTACTACTATAAGCTTGTTCACCTTCTGTTATTGTGGTCATGCAGTTTTCCCAACACTCTGCAATTCCATGAAAGATAGAAGCCAGTTCTCTAAG GTTTTGCTGGTCTGTTTTGTCACTAGCACCATCAATTATGGATCAATGGCCATCCTAGGCTACCTGATGTATGGAGAAAATTTGAACTCTCAAGTGACATTAAATCTTccaattagaaaaattaatacaaaaatagcAATTTACACTACACTAGTGAATCCCCTTGCTAAGTATGCAGTTATAATAACTCCTATTGCTGATGCTATTGAATACAAATTTCCTTCTGGAAACAGTCGATTAATTAGTATCCTCATCAGAACAGCAATTGTGATCAGCACAGTAGTTGTGGCATTGACAGTACCATTTTTTGGCTACGTTATGGCATTTGTTGGTGCTTTTTTGAGTGTCACAGCCTCAATGTTGTTACCATGCCTATGTTACCTAAAGATTAACGAAACTGCCCGAAGTTTTGGGTTAgagttaataataatagtggGGATCTTAGTTATAGGTTCTTTTGTTGGCGTAGTGGGTACCTATACTTCTCTGAAACAAATTGTAAACCATCTCTGA
- the LOC142628215 gene encoding TMV resistance protein N-like — MTFLNSEGASFSSSSSSSSSSSSSTRRWNYDVFLSFRGEDTREGFTSHLYKALCDKGINTFIDGKLHRGEGISKELIQVIHNSSILVIVFSENYANSIWCLHELAEIVECNKKDQEVQIFPVFYNIDPSEIRNQNGKFGKALAKHEKKLKDNKNEVQRWRDALRKAADASGWHYKKGCATYKSESDFIQNIVEEIANAKVNWTQLYVAEYPVGIKSRVEAIESLLDIKSDEFCVVGIYGLPGVGKTTIAKAVYNKIAKRFDGNSFLMNVRENLGTDAGIITLQEQLLNDILGDGNWKVGNRFRGVSLIEKRLCCKKLFLILDDVDDSTRIENLLGKCNWFAPGSRVIITLRDRHWLAALKEKVCTTYKVKEFKVEQLNEHEARQLFKKHAFPGNKPLDEDYSKLATKFIHFANGLPLALEIIARDLCGKAKDEWESALDMYKKIPNKDIQKILRVSYDGLNDIEKDIFLDIACFFKGWYKDYVVKILDACGLYPSFGIPRLVNKCLVVVDQYGRLSMHDLIQQMGKEIVRQQAPDILRKRTRLYCYKDSLEVLTRNKGSKKIRGIMLHSPQPVDVQLHTEAFKRMENLKFLIVENVHICEPLEFLPNNLILLKWPDYPFHWPSEYFPEQLVAIEMPRNCIRLPKLINQEYRLENLKDVNLERCEFITKLPKLWAPNLENLDLSFCKNLVKIDECFGSLEKLKRLNLAHCRKLQFLPSQLRLKSLKYFCLTSCSGLENLPNFHSEMGCLEMLYLGESGIRELPSSIEHLTKLETLSLDKCENLRDLPDSIYKLQRLRILDTTTTKLRPTCNSIDISSGYGFVKMKPLDLLMKLDYFPALEMIDLSETNIVTIPESISRLPRLESLLISNCKLLREIQGLPQSIRTVLAENCMLLDSQSPSGLLNQVIEIIGILPNRVCGRARSNKLMDPQFTNYFPSETEGAEFEDGDISTYPQFSNYLPFVAEGAEYEDGDISMDQQLSNYFPNEIEGAESEDGGRSMDPQFSNYFPSDTEGIEYEHGDIAHTLYVPGTEIPKWFNHQSVENSILFWVGCKFPKLAVCIALGPDEAHKRFYDCYVYISINGCEEREYGYFRPSENNYNHLFLFSPCQWLLQQHLIESNPTDQNPVEVTYRTCFAHYDVEPNPCIEPLNPTLIKRWGVHVECSCPPQESVIPNLPLVTAGHDDDDVVEYCRELPFYGSDDKEEYQSPLVLDDTSMSCMSWLVEPTTKLFKLFCFCSPRNFS, encoded by the exons ATGACTTTCCTGAACAGTGAAGGAGCCtccttctcttcctcttcttcttcttcttcttcttcttcttcttccactcGCCGATGGAACTATGACGTCTTCTTGAGCTTTAGAGGTGAAGATACCCGCGAAGGTTTTACCAGTCATTTGTATAAGGCTTTGTGCGACAAAGGCATCAACACCTTCATCGATGGTAAACTTCATAGGGGAGAAGGAATTTCGAAAGAACTTATCCAAGTCATCCATAATTCATCGATTTTGGTTATTGTCTTCTCTGAAAACTACGCCAACTCCATATGGTGCTTGCATGAACTTGCTGAGATTGTTGAGTGTAATAAAAAGGACCAGGAGGTTCAAATTTTTCCagttttttacaatattgatcCATCAGAAATACGAAATCAAAATGGCAAGTTTGGAAAAGCACTCGCTAAACATGAAAAGAAGTTGAAGGATAACAAGAACGAGGTGCAGAGGTGGAGGGATGCTCTAAGAAAAGCAGCTGATGCATCTGGGTGGCATTACAAGAAAGG CTGCGCTACATATAAATCTGAATCTGACTTCATCCAAAACATTGTTGAAGAAATAGCAAATGCTAAAGTAAATTGGACACAGTTATATGTTGCTGAATACCCAGTTGGAATAAAGTCTCGTGTAGAGGCCATAGAGTCACTTTTAGATATTAAGTCAGATGAATTTTGTGTGGTAGGGATTTATGGCCTTCCCGGAGTAGGAAAGACTACAATTGCAAAAGctgtttataataaaattgcTAAACGTTTTGATGGAAACAGCTTTTTAATGAATGTTAGAGAAAATTTGGGGACAGATGCTGGCATAATCACACTACAAGAGCAACTTCTTAATGACATCTTAGGGGATGGTAATTGGAAAGTGGGCAACAGATTTAGAGGAGTGAGTTTGATAGAGAAGAGACTTTGCtgtaaaaaactttttttaattcttgatgatgttgatgattcGACAAGAATAGAAAATTTGCTTGGAAAATGTAATTGGTTTGCTCCCGGAAGTAGAGTCATTATAACATTAAGAGATAGACACTGGTTAGCTGCCCTTAAAGAAAAAGTCTGTACAACTTACAAGGTCAAGGAATTCAAGGTCGAGCAATTAAATGAACACGAAGCTCGACAACTCTTTAAAAAGCATGCCTTTCCTGGAAACAAACCTTTGGATGAAGATTATTCTAAACTTGCAACTAAATTCATACATTTTGCCAATGGCCTTCCACTTGCTCTAGAAATAATAGCTCGTGATTTGTGTGGAAAAGCTAAAGATGAATGGGAAAGTGCATTagatatgtataaaaaaattcccAATAAAGACATTCAGAAAATACTTAGAGTAAGTTACGATGGATTGAATGACATCGAAAAAgatatttttcttgatattgcatgtttcttcaAAGGATGGTACAAAGATTATGTTGTAAAGATCTTAGATGCTTGTGGATTATATCCAAGTTTTGGTATTCCAAGACTTGTTAATAAGTGTCTCGTAGTTGTTGATCAATATGGTAGATTGTCAATGCATGACTTGATACAACAAATGGGCAAGGAAATTGTTCGACAACAAGCACCGGACATCCTCCGAAAACGTACTAGGTTATATTGTTATAAGGATTCGCTTGAAGTACTAACTAGAAATAAG GGATCAAAAAAAATTCGAGGCATAATGTTGCATTCGCCTCAACCAGTAGATGTGCAACTACACACTGAAGCTTTCAAAAGGATggaaaatctcaaatttctaaTAGTTGAGAATGTACATATTTGTGAACCACTTGAATTTCTTCCCAACAATTTAATACTTCTTAAGTGGCCCGATTATCCTTTTCACTGGCCATCCGAATATTTTCCTGAACAACTTGTTGCTATTGAGATGCCACGTAATTGCATTAGACTGCCGAAGCTAATCAACCAG GAGTACCGGttagaaaatttgaaagatGTCAATCTCGAACGTTGTGAATTTATTACGAAATTACCTAAATTATGGGCCCCAAATTTAGAGAATCTGGACCTctctttttgtaaaaatttagtTAAGATTGATGAATGCTTTGGATCTCTTGAAAAGCTTAAAAGATTGAACCTTGCTCATTGCAGAAAACTTCAATTTCTTCCAAGCCAACTCAGATTGAAATCTCTTAAATATTTCTGTCTTACTAGCTGCTCAGGGCTTGAGAACCTCCCTAATTTTCATTCAGAAATGGGATGTTTAGAGATGTTATATTTAGGTGAGAGTGGCATTAGGGAGTTGCCTTCATCAATTGAGCATCTCACTAAGCTTGAGACATTAAGCCTTGATAAATGTGAAAACCTCCGGGATCTTCCAGATAGCATTTATAAATTGCAACGGCTTCGGATATTGGACACTACTACTACCAAATTGAGACCAACATGCAATTCTATTGATATCTCTTCAGGATATGGGTTTGTGAAGATGAAACCACTGGATCTTTTGATGAAGCTTGATTACTTCCCCGCATTGGAAATGATAGATCTATCTGAAACCAATATTGTTACCATCCCTGAAAGCATTAGCAGACTTCCCAGATTAGAGTCACTTTTAATTTCGAATTGCAAGCTTCTTCGTGAAATTCAAGGACTTCCCCAATCTATAAGAACCGTTCTTGCAGAGAATTGCATGTTGTTGGATTCTCAATCACCAAGCGGACTATTGAATcag GTAATAGAAATTATAGGGATTTTACCAAATAGAGTATGTGGTAGGGCAAGAAGCAACAAATTAATGGATCCACAGTTCACCAATTACTTCCCATCTGAAACTGAGGGTGCTGAATTTGAAGATGGGGACATATCAACATATCCGCAGTTCTCCAATTATTTACCATTTGTAGCTGAGGGCGCTGAATATGAAGATGGGGACATATCAATGGATCAACAGTTATCCAATTATTTCCCAAATGAAATTGAGGGTGCTGAATCTGAAGATGGGGGCAGATCAATGGATCCACAGTTCTCCAATTATTTTCCATCTGATACTGAGGGTATTGAATATGAACATGGGGACATTGCTCATACTCTTTATGTACCAGGAACTGAGATTCCAAAGTGGTTCAACCATCAAAGTGTTGAAAATTCCATATTATTCTGGGTTGGTTGCAAATTTCCAAAATTGGCTGTCTGTATTGCTCTTGGACCAGATGAGGCACATAAGCGCTTTTATGATTGTTATGTTTACATTTCCATCAATGGTTGTGAAGAACGTGAATATGGGTATTTTCGTCCATCtgaaaataattataatcatctgtttttattttctccATGTCAATGGCTTCTGCAGCAGCATTTGATTGAATCAAATCCAACTGACCAGAATCCCGTTGAGGTTACATATAGAACCTGTTTCGCTCATTATGATGTTGAACCCAATCCTTGTATTGAGCCACTAAATCCCACCCTCATAAAAAGGTGGGGGGTCCACGTAGAATGCAGTTGTCCTCCTCAAGAATCTGTAATACCCAACTTGCCCCTTGTAACTGCTggacatgatgatgatgatgtcgTTGAATACTGTCGTGAGTTGCCATTTTAtggatctgatgataaagaagaatatCAGTCTCCTCTGGTCCTTGATGACACATCTATGTCATGCATGAGTTGGCTAGTTGAGCCAACCACCAAGCTTTTTAAGCTATTTTGCTTTTGCAGCCCCAGAAATTTTTCCTGA